Within Helicobacter pylori NQ4053, the genomic segment GAGTTTTATTGGAATATCTAAGCGTTTTAGAAAGAACTCCATGGGATTTAGAGAGCTTGTTAAGGGATTATAATTTTGTCTTTTCTAGCACCACAGGGCAACACAATCAAGCATTAGAAAGAAAAGAAACCCCTTATTTTGATAGCGTGATTGTTGATGAAGCGGCCAAGGCTAACCCCTTAGAATTGTTTATGGTGATGGCATTAGCCAAAGAACGCATTATTTTAGTGGGCGATGACAGACAATTGCCGCATTATTTAGACGATGAGATAGGAAGATGAGAGTCAAGATGCGCAATATGAGAAAGAAACTCAAAGAAAGAGCTCAAAAGTTAAAAGAGCTAGATGGTAAGGAGCGCTTTATTACCCTAAACATGCAATACAGAATGCATCCCTTGTTGGGGCAATTAGTGAGCGATGTTTTTTACAAACCTTATAATGAAAGTTTTGAATCGCCTTTAGAAGAAAAGCCTTTCAAACACAATCTGAGAGTTTTGGATAACAAGCCTTTGGCATGGATAGATGTCAAAAATTCTAAAGAAAAAAGGAATGCTGATGGTTCTTACTATAGGGAGAGTGAAATTACAGCAATTAAAGGATGCTTAGACCTTTTTATGAAAGATGAGCCAGATTTCACTTTTGGGGTGATTACTTTTTTTAGCGAGCAAAAAAGGCTATTAGAACAAGCTTTAAAAGGATATGCTAATTTGGAGATAGGCACTGTGGATAGCTTTCAAGGTAAGGAATTTGATGTTGTGTTTTTATCAAGCGTAAGAACTCGCCATACTGAGGGTTTTGGGTTTTTAGAAGACTCTCCGCATCTGTGTGTGGCCTTGAGCCGCCAAAAAAGAGCACTCATTGTAGCAGGGGATAGAGAGAAATTTGACACACCAGAAGCAAAAGATAAGGTCTCAGGTTTGTTTGAGTTTTTACAATTATGTAAAAAAGAGGACAAAATTTTATGAAAATTATTAGCTTTGAAAATCATTCTGTTTGCGATAAACATCTATTGATTCCTTGCAGAATTTATTGCGTAGAATTAGAAATTGGGCACAATGATTTAGGGTTAAATGCAATAAAAAATGCGCTTTAAAACCAAAAGAATTAGGGGTAAAAGATGAAGAATTAAAAGGTTTTTTAGGGTTTGGGGGTGAGTTGGATCTGTTAGAGCCTATTTTAGAAAAGATTGAGACTAAAACGCTTGAAGAGTATAAAAAATTCATGCACATTTTTACTACAATCTAATCAATCAAGAATTTTTGCTTTTTGTGGATTTGGGGCGTGTCAGAGCTATAGATGGAAAAGAGTTAAAAAATAATATAGTGGAGTTTTTTGCAGACTCTAGTTTTAAGGCAGAGAGCCTATACTATCCAAAAGAAAATAACAAACCATTAAATGTAAATGACATAATAATCCGTAAAACGATAGAGACATCTATAAAATACCATAAGCAAGATACTTTACGCCATGCGAAAGTGGTGAGTTGGCGTGTTTTAGGAGGAGTTTATTATTTGCATGCCAAAGCCTTTGATGATAGTAAGGAAATAAGAGTGGAATGCAAGAATCACCCTATTGAGAAAATGGCAGAAAAATTAGAAAATACTGAATGGTTTAAAAAATGGAAGGAAAAACAATACACCCAAACCGGCGAATCTAAGCCATCAAAACGAATCAAAGTTTTTAAAAACTTTACGGCATTTGATGACAGATTGCATACAATTGAAAGTGATTTAAAAAATCTGGATACCCATCAAAAAAAGTTTGAAATTTGTGGGGCTCTGTATGACATTTATGAACAAATTTTTGATGAAACACCAAGCTTGAAAGGGCGCGATTTAGAAACATACAAAGCACAAGATTTGTCAAAGAAATTCATGCATTTAGGTTTTGAACAGATCTCAAAGGATTTAAACGACTCTAGATTGAACGCTTTATTGCGCTATGAGGAAAAAGTCATGCAAGCTTTGGCTAAAAAATACCCTAGTTTTTTACAAGATTTGCATGATATAAAAAAATACAGGAATAAAGATAAACACGGCGAGAAATCACAAGATGGGTATTCTTTAACGAGAGTGGAATTAGAAAGATACAGAGATGGAATTTATTTTCTAGTAGAAAATCTTTTAAAAAACCCCTTGATTAAAGAGAGAGAAAATGCTCAAGAAGAAAAACATGAAGAAAAACATTATAAGAAAAATGCAGAGATTGACGCCCGATCCCAGCTATCAAACTTAAACGCACCCAAACCCTTATTTGAATGTTTTGTGGGAGTTAATCTGGCCAAAGCCAAATATTATTCTAAAAAAGAAGAAAGAGAAAAAGAAAAGATGATTTTGAATTTTTGTAAGATATTTGAAATTATTCTTTTTGAAGCTATCCAAAAACAACCAAAGCTTAGTATTAAAACTAAAGACGAGCTTTTAGGGGATTATCCTAATCTTAAAAATTTAGATTCTTTAAGAGAAGTGAGGGAAGACTTTTTGAAAAGAGCGTTTAAGAATGATGAAGCGAGTTTGGGAGTGTATGTGTTAGTGTTGCTTGGCTGTAAGTATTTTGAGAGCGTGTTTGAAAAAGTTCAAGAATGGCTAGATTTTATCGCTAGGCTTATTGCTTTGAGAGGCCATATGCACAAGATAACTAAAGAACTTGAAAGTTTAAAAGAAGAGGATTTAAAAAAATTGGAAAAACAAGCACTAGAATATTTTAATAAAGTAGCAAATAAAATATATCCAAAGGAGAAACGATGAGCGGGAATGAAGAATTGGAGCTAAGAGCTAGAGAAACTGAGTTGGATAAAAGAGAAAAACAGCTTAGAAAAGACATTGATGCGTTCAATCAAGAAAAAAAAGTTTATCTAAAAGACCAAAAAGAATTTGAAGATTTTATAAAAGATAGAGAGGTATTTAAAAAAGAGCAGGTTAAAAAAGTTAAAGAGAGCTTACGGACCTATGAAAAAGAGCAAAAAGAATTGATCTTAGAAACAATAAGCAAGCAACTACAAGAGCGACAAGAATCTCTCAATAAAGATTATAAAAAGAAGCTAGAAAGTATCAAAGAGTGCTCCGATAGGCTAGAGAATGATCTTAAAACGCAATTTGACGCTCAATTAGAAAAGTGGGAGCAAAATTTTAAGGGCTATGAACAACAACTAACAGGCATCTTAGAAGAAAAAGCGTTGCTAGAT encodes:
- a CDS encoding ATP-binding protein; the protein is MRKKLKERAQKLKELDGKERFITLNMQYRMHPLLGQLVSDVFYKPYNESFESPLEEKPFKHNLRVLDNKPLAWIDVKNSKEKRNADGSYYRESEITAIKGCLDLFMKDEPDFTFGVITFFSEQKRLLEQALKGYANLEIGTVDSFQGKEFDVVFLSSVRTRHTEGFGFLEDSPHLCVALSRQKRALIVAGDREKFDTPEAKDKVSGLFEFLQLCKKEDKIL